The DNA window TCGAGTTCCTGCGCGAGAACGCGCACCTGCGCGCGCGCACCAACACCTTCGGCGCCGTCACCCGCGTGCGCAACTGCCTGGCCCAGGCCACGCACCGCTTCTTCCACGGGCGCGGCTACTACTGGATCCACACGCCGATCATCACGGCCAGCGACGCCGAGGGGGCGGGCGAGCTGTTCCGCGTCTCGACCCTGGACCTGGCGAACCTGCCGCGCACGCCGGACGGCAAGATCGACCACGCCCAGGACTTCTTCGGCCGCGAGTCGTTCCTGACCGTGTCCGGGCAGCTCAGCGTGGAGACCTACTGCTGCGCCCTGTCGAAGGTCTACACCTTCGGCCCCACCTTCCGCGCCGAGAACTCGAACACCTCGCGCCACCTGTCGGAGTTCTGGATGATCGAGCCGGATCTGGCCTTCGCCGACCTGACCGCCGACGCCGTCCTGGCCGAGGACTTCCTGCGCTACATCTTCCAGGCGGTGCTGGACGAGCACCCCGACGACATGGCGTTCTTCGACGAGCACGTCCAGCCGGGCGTGGCGGCGCGCCTGGCGGCCTTCGTCGAGAAGTCCTTCGACCGCCTGACCTACACCGAGGCCGTCGCGGTCCTGGAGAAGGCGAAGTCGTCGTTCGAGTACCCGGTGTCCTGGGGGATGGACCTGCAGTCCGAGCACGAGCGCTACCTCACCGAGGTCCACTGCCGGCGCCCGGTCGTGGTGACGGACTACCCGAAGGACATCAAGGCCTTCTACATGCGCCTGAACGA is part of the bacterium genome and encodes:
- the asnS gene encoding asparagine--tRNA ligase, with protein sequence MAATRISDLLAGKVPTGADVTVQGWVRSRRDSKAGLSFVQVHDGSCFAPIQVVAPAALPNYEAEVLRLTTGCAVTVRGELVASQGQGQSVEIRAAALEVVGWVEDPETYPMQPKRHTFEFLRENAHLRARTNTFGAVTRVRNCLAQATHRFFHGRGYYWIHTPIITASDAEGAGELFRVSTLDLANLPRTPDGKIDHAQDFFGRESFLTVSGQLSVETYCCALSKVYTFGPTFRAENSNTSRHLSEFWMIEPDLAFADLTADAVLAEDFLRYIFQAVLDEHPDDMAFFDEHVQPGVAARLAAFVEKSFDRLTYTEAVAVLEKAKSSFEYPVSWGMDLQSEHERYLTEVHCRRPVVVTDYPKDIKAFYMRLNDDGRTVAAMDVLAPGIGEIVGGSQREERLDVLDARL